The Micrococcales bacterium DNA window GTTGACAGACGCTTTGGGCACACTTTCGGGGATGGACTTGGCCGATGGCGGCGGCGTCCACGGCGTGGTTTTCTCCGGCCGGCGTTACGACACTGGAGACAAACTCGACTACCTCAAAGCGGTGGTCCGCCTGGCCGGCGACCATCCTGATTTGGGGGCAGATTTCGCCGCCTGGTTGAGGCAGTACGTCGCTGAGGGCATGAACTCTCCTGGCAGTACCGGGTCTTAGGGTCCAGGCGAAGGCGCTTGTTGAACCTAGACCAACCACCCTGGCCGGCGGTTTTGACTGCCGGGCCGGTCAAGCTGCGGCCTATTCGCCGGCGCGACGCCCGGGCCTGGGGTGCACTGAGATCACGCAACCAGGCCTGGCTTGAACCCTGGGACACCACCAGTCCACTAGGTGCCAGCGAAAGCGCCGTGAGCTCGTTTGCTGGCTACGCCGGGCTCCAGCTGCGCCTGGCCCGCCAGGGCCGGTCGCTGCCCTGGCTGATTGAATTCGAGGGCGAATTGGCTGGTCAACTGACCGGCAACGGCATTGAGCGGGGCGCATTGCAGCAGGTCTCTTTTGGCTACTGGGTCTCGCAGCACCTGGCCGGCCGCGGGATCGCACCCACCGCTTTGGCCTTGGCCTTTGACCACGCCATTGGAGTACTGGGTTTACACCGGGCCGAGGTGCCGATTAGGCCCACCAACGCCAATTCGCTGCGGGTGGTAGAGAAACTCGGCTTTCGCTGCGAGGGCGTTAGGCCGGCCTATCTTCATGTCGCTGGCGGCTGGGCCGACCACCTGATTTTTGCCCTGCATGCGGAGGACGTGCCCGGCGGTCTGCTGGCCCACTGGCAAGCGGCAGGCGGCTAGCGGCGCGAGGCGAGGACGGCATCGGCCAAGGAGGCCTTCGCTCTTGGCTGAAAGGCAGCCCCAGATGGCCCGCCGGCGGGAATGCCCGGCGTCTGGGCCTGGTTGAACCAGATACCCCCCTAAACCCCAACCCCCGCCACGAGGATCACTAAATGCGACCTTCGATACCCATACCGCTGGGCCGGCGATCGGATCAGCTTGCTCGGCTGGTTGCGATGGCCGGCGTTTTGGTGATGGCGTTTGGCGGCATCGTTCTATGGCCAGACAGGGCCCAGGCGGCCGAAATCACCATCCTGGTCAACAGCGCCGATTTTGGCGGACCGGACACCGATCCAGGTGACGGCCTCTGCGATACCGGCACCACGGTCACGCTAGAAGGCGACACTGTCCCGCGTTGCACACTTCGAGCGGCCCTTGAGGAAGCCAACGCTCTGGCAGATACCAACCAGGTCACCGTCACACTCGACCCCCGTTGGCCCGGCGGCGCAATTGTGCCCAATGCCACCGTGGCCAACCGGATGGTGCCCGCAGGGGCCACATCGAGCCTAGACACGGGCGCCTACTACCACGTCACTGGCCCAATGACGATCGACCTCAACAACGCCCTTTCCCTGATCCCCCCAACCTGGGCGGTCACCACAGGGCTGCTGGTCAGCGGCTCGGATGTGACACTGAAGAACTTCACTGACTGGTACACCCAGGGCAGCTCGATCACCGCCGGGGCGACGGCCGAAAACCTCACCATTGACGGCGGGTCCTCGGTCAACACCGCCAGCTACTACCCGCGGCGCTTTTTGACCATTCGTGGCGGCGCCAAGAACGTCACGCTAACCAACTACACCGTTGGCGGCTTCTTCCCCGTTGGCACCGCCTATGGCTTGATCACCTTTGACAATACTGCGGGAACCACGACCACCAACACAGTCATCGACAACGTCAACTTCCCCAACCCGATAGGTGGGACCTGCAACTCGTCATCGGGCACCGGCTGCTCCGCCACTGTCATCGCGTCCGCTCATACTGGCCTGTTGGACGGGGTCAAACTGATCAACTCTTCCGTCTCCAACCTCAACCGGGGCACCACCACCGTCAGCCGGATCATCACATTCGCCTCCGGTTTGGGCCCCATCAACGACTTGGTTGTTTCCGGCAACACCTTCACCGACAACGTCATCTTGATCAACAACGCGGACGGCCTGATCGAACTGCCCTACCTGCAGCAATTGGGCGGGGCAAACCGGATAGACAACAACACTTTCACCACGACCATTGCCAACCAAGGCATGGTCATTTACTGGTGGGGACCCTATTCAACGGCCGGCAACACCACGGCTTCGAACCTGTGGATCACTGACAACTATTTCGACGGCTACGGTTCGACCTTTGCCACCGCAGGAGTTGGCGCCACCATCCGCCTCCACAGGTCCGGGATCGTGACCGTGGCCCGCAACACCTTTGGTCCGGCCACCAAAAGCCCGTCCACGACCACCACCGAGGAAACCGCCGGCGGCAACGGGTCGTCCACCACCGTCATGTTCAACAACTGGGACACTGCCGCCAACCAGAAAATCAACCCCTGGTATCCCACCTCTGCCACGGTGCAAGGCTGCGCCGCGCACGTCGAGGTGGTCCCGCCCAGCGCGGCCTCACCAGGCAGCGTCCTGCCGCAAACACCAGTCACTTTGGATGCCTATTGGACGGTTGAGCGGACAGCCGAGGTCTTTCTTGGCTCCTACGCCAATGTGACGGATGCCACCGAGCTGAACGTGCCCTTGCCGGCGGAGGCTATCGCCACAGACGGCACGGTTTCCGGCTATCTCCGCTTCCAGACCCAAGGCGGCGGCAGGGCCCAGCCACAGTCTTCGCAATACTCCAGGACCATTGCTTTGGCCGGTACCTGCCAGCCCGCCGCGCTGATTGAGCAGGCCGAAGCCTATGGCGACACCGAATTCCAGGCTGGTGAGACCATGACCCGCCAGGTTCAGTTCCGCCTCAGCTTTGACGTCCAACTCGAATCCGGGCCAACCGCGGCGATGTTCTCCTTGGCTGGTTCGACCGCCCCCGGCGCCCAAGTTGTCTCAGTGGCCAAGCAGCAGGGCGGGCCCCTGAGCCCCAATGATGACTACTACCTGGTGACTTGCCAGGCCAATGATTCCGGCACAATCGAACTGTCATTGCCCGCTGGGGTTGTCGCCATGGCCGGCACCGCCATTACCAATCAAGCTTCGACCACCGGCGCCACACCCGATACCGACAACATCATCACCTTTGCCAATCCACTGGAACCGGCCGACCCAGCCCAGGTCATGACTGATCTGACAATGGCCGGTTCTAGCGCCGGGGCCTACGTCTCAATCCTGAGGCTAAAAGACGGGGCGCCGCTGCCGGGTGCCAGCGTAACGATCGACATCGGCCTGCCCACCGAGCTAGAAGGTCTGGTCCTGGACCCGGGCCCGGCCTACACCATCACGGCAGGCGAGAGTGAATCCGCCGCCGTCACGATCAGCGCCCCGGTGGTCCCAGCCAACCCGACTGACGAATTGGCGCTTACCGTGAGTTCTGCCGACCCGCAATACGACGGCCTGTTGTTGGCGGCTCAGCCGGTCACCGTGACCACGGTCGACTCCGTCATCTCCGTGGTTAAGCGGGCCTGGATCGATGTGCCGAAAGGCGCCACTTATGAAGACATCTTGGACGGCAGCGCTGGGGCGGTCGAGGTCGCTGACGGTTCCCGGTTGGCCATTGGCACTCCGCTGTGGTGGACCTACACAGTTACCTACACCGAGCTGGGCACCGCGTCTAGTCG harbors:
- a CDS encoding GNAT family N-acetyltransferase; protein product: MNLDQPPWPAVLTAGPVKLRPIRRRDARAWGALRSRNQAWLEPWDTTSPLGASESAVSSFAGYAGLQLRLARQGRSLPWLIEFEGELAGQLTGNGIERGALQQVSFGYWVSQHLAGRGIAPTALALAFDHAIGVLGLHRAEVPIRPTNANSLRVVEKLGFRCEGVRPAYLHVAGGWADHLIFALHAEDVPGGLLAHWQAAGG